One window from the genome of Myxocyprinus asiaticus isolate MX2 ecotype Aquarium Trade chromosome 30, UBuf_Myxa_2, whole genome shotgun sequence encodes:
- the ccdc127b gene encoding LOW QUALITY PROTEIN: coiled-coil domain-containing protein 127b (The sequence of the model RefSeq protein was modified relative to this genomic sequence to represent the inferred CDS: substituted 2 bases at 2 genomic stop codons) — MNNLNDPQHWNIRPEQQGGGDSSKWNYALLVPMLELAAFRWIWSKESLNEIEEAKVKYDKTMKSIQEDLEIKYRHTLTENRRETAHLELDLEKEHQRAQDYRQALGSQSKQLDEERLGMRLEREALKNERSRLLYGGPGGALFHEALEKEKAQELRASVALKEVEYGLVERXRAFCSVLVPHARRVEVEKDLLVRTAKEPLLAHLEIEDGLRDNFKNDRSCAEYLNTDERKNGSLMWLYLXYWQLQVTLQMHQRAEAAILGLQTKK; from the exons ATGAACAACTTGAATGATCCCCAACACTGGAACATAAGGCCAGAGCAGCAAGGTGGTGGTGACAGCAGCAAGTGGAACTATGCCCTTCTGGTGCCAATGCTGGAACTTGCTGCCTTTC GATGGATCTGGTCCAAGGAGTCTCTAAATGAAATCGAGGAGGCCAAGGTCAAGTACGATAAGACCATGAAAAGCATCCAGGAAGATCTGGAAATTAAATACCGTCATACACTCACTGAAAACCGCAGAGAAACAGCCCATTTAGAGCTTGATCTAGAGAAAGAACACCAGCGGGCACAGGACTACCGTCAGGCCCTGGGTTCTCAGAGTAAACAACTCGATGAGGAACGTCTAGGTATGAGATTGGAGCGTGAAGCTCTAAAAAATGAGAGATCTAGACTGCTGTACGGAGGCCCTGGTGGGGCCCTCTTTCATGAGGCCCTGGAGAAGGAGAAAGCACAAGAGCTGAGGGCTTCAGTGGCTTTAAAGGAAGTAGAGTATGGGCTGGTGGAGAGGTAGAGGGCCTTTTGCAGCGTCCTGGTGCCCCATGCCAGGAGGGTGGAGGTGGAGAAAGATCTGCTGGTTAGGACGGCAAAAGAGCCCCTTCTTGCTCATCTGGAGATAGAAGACGGTCTGAGAGACAATTTTAAGAATGATCGCAGTTGTGCCGAGTATCTCAATACAGATGAGCGCAAGAATGGAAGTCTCATGTGGCTGTATCTATGATACTGGCAGCTGCAAGTCACACTACAAATGCACCAGAGAGCTGAGGCTGCAATACTTGGCTTGCAGACGAAAAAATAA
- the oxr1b gene encoding oxidation resistance protein 1b isoform X4 → MKTHVSGLSAEVMFFSRRIKEGCQLTPKYSFALVVSVTEYYRRIDALNSEDLRSLCKRLQITTKEEVNSKLIVKNDPEPESFRPSLNEPSDLLQQDQIEKLAKHLPPRTIGYPWSMAFSTSKHGMSIKSLYRTMQGQDSPVLMVIKDSDGQLFGALASEPFKISDCFYGTGETFLFTFCPDFKVFKWSGDNLFFIKGDPDSLAFGGGGGEFGLWLDGDLYHGRTNSCKTFGNPVLSKTEDFYVQDIEIWAFE, encoded by the exons ATGAAAACACATGTCTCGGGGCTCTCTGCAGAAGTGATGTTTTTCTCCAGAAGAATTAAGGAGGGATGTCAGCTGACGCCCAAATACAGCTTTGCCCTG GTAGTTTCTGTGACAGAGTACTACCGGCGGATAGATGCGCTAAACAGTGAGGACCTGCGCTCACTCTGCAAACGCCTGCAG ATCACAACCAAGGAAGAGGTAAACTCCAAACTTATAGTGAAGAATGACCCAGAACCAGAGTCATTCAGGCCCAGTCTGAATGAGCCCAGTGACCTCCTGCAACAAGATCAGATCGAAAAG CTGGCCAAGCACCTGCCCCCCAGGACAATTGGCTATCCCTGGTCCATGGCATTCAGCACGTCCAAACACGGCATGAGCATCAAGAGCCTGTATCGCACCATGCAGGGACAGGACTCGCCAGTTCTCATGGTGATCAAGGACAGCGATGGACAG CTGTTTGGAGCCCTTGCTTCAGAACCATTTAAAATCAGTGACTGCTTCTATGGCACAGGAGAGACCTTCCTCTTCACCTTCTGTCCAGACTTTAAG GTTTTCAAATGGTCAGGCGACAACTTGTTCTTCATCAAAGGAGATCCAGACTCCTTGGCCTTTGGTGGTGGAGG GGGTGAATTCGGTCTGTGGTTGGATGGCGATCTGTATCACGGAAGAACTAACTCTTGTAAGACCTTTGGAAATCCAGTGCTCTCAAAGACAGAAGACTTCTACGTGCAGGACATTGAGATCTGGGCTTTCGAATAA
- the oxr1b gene encoding oxidation resistance protein 1b isoform X5, which produces MEDSFYGHLRVVSVTEYYRRIDALNSEDLRSLCKRLQITTKEEVNSKLIVKNDPEPESFRPSLNEPSDLLQQDQIEKLAKHLPPRTIGYPWSMAFSTSKHGMSIKSLYRTMQGQDSPVLMVIKDSDGQLFGALASEPFKISDCFYGTGETFLFTFCPDFKVFKWSGDNLFFIKGDPDSLAFGGGGGEFGLWLDGDLYHGRTNSCKTFGNPVLSKTEDFYVQDIEIWAFE; this is translated from the exons atggaagacagtTTTTATGGgcacttgagg GTAGTTTCTGTGACAGAGTACTACCGGCGGATAGATGCGCTAAACAGTGAGGACCTGCGCTCACTCTGCAAACGCCTGCAG ATCACAACCAAGGAAGAGGTAAACTCCAAACTTATAGTGAAGAATGACCCAGAACCAGAGTCATTCAGGCCCAGTCTGAATGAGCCCAGTGACCTCCTGCAACAAGATCAGATCGAAAAG CTGGCCAAGCACCTGCCCCCCAGGACAATTGGCTATCCCTGGTCCATGGCATTCAGCACGTCCAAACACGGCATGAGCATCAAGAGCCTGTATCGCACCATGCAGGGACAGGACTCGCCAGTTCTCATGGTGATCAAGGACAGCGATGGACAG CTGTTTGGAGCCCTTGCTTCAGAACCATTTAAAATCAGTGACTGCTTCTATGGCACAGGAGAGACCTTCCTCTTCACCTTCTGTCCAGACTTTAAG GTTTTCAAATGGTCAGGCGACAACTTGTTCTTCATCAAAGGAGATCCAGACTCCTTGGCCTTTGGTGGTGGAGG GGGTGAATTCGGTCTGTGGTTGGATGGCGATCTGTATCACGGAAGAACTAACTCTTGTAAGACCTTTGGAAATCCAGTGCTCTCAAAGACAGAAGACTTCTACGTGCAGGACATTGAGATCTGGGCTTTCGAATAA